The proteins below come from a single Parageobacillus toebii NBRC 107807 genomic window:
- a CDS encoding D-alanyl-D-alanine carboxypeptidase family protein has product MKIRKQIALFIAAVMMLFSCIPDRAKAMNGVSAQSAILMEQNSGRILFEKDAHTKRRIASITKIMTVILAIESGKMDDTVTVSARAVHTEGSSIYLKEGEKIKLRDLVYGTMLRSGNDAAVAIAEHVGGSVEGFVFLMNQKAAEIGMRNTHFANPHGLDDSENHYSTAYDMALLMRYAMKNKEFRKISGTEVYRAPASPGEDWDRVWRNKNKLLTSLYEYCTGGKTGYTKRAKRTLVTTASKGGMDLIAVTLDAPDDWNDHIAMYEYGFGHYMIAKVNRKRMVKKIRDSFYRKNIQASRDLRYPVTEEEIKELHVKIYLLRPKKDWKKDERGIPTVVGKAVLYLGDQAVDEVPLLYKKGVSKETNHSIWNAFHFLGVGSDG; this is encoded by the coding sequence ATGAAGATACGGAAACAAATTGCACTGTTCATCGCAGCGGTGATGATGCTTTTTTCATGTATTCCGGATCGGGCAAAGGCAATGAACGGAGTCAGTGCACAAAGCGCCATTTTGATGGAGCAGAATTCCGGACGCATATTATTTGAAAAAGACGCGCATACGAAGCGGCGCATTGCAAGCATTACCAAAATTATGACGGTGATTTTAGCGATCGAATCAGGCAAAATGGATGACACGGTAACGGTAAGCGCCCGCGCTGTTCATACAGAAGGGTCGTCGATTTATTTAAAGGAAGGAGAAAAAATAAAGCTTCGCGATCTTGTCTATGGGACGATGCTGCGTTCCGGAAATGACGCGGCGGTGGCGATTGCCGAACATGTGGGTGGCAGCGTGGAAGGCTTTGTTTTTTTAATGAACCAAAAAGCAGCGGAAATCGGCATGCGCAATACCCATTTTGCCAATCCACACGGATTAGACGATTCGGAAAATCACTATTCCACTGCCTATGACATGGCGCTTCTTATGCGGTATGCGATGAAAAATAAGGAGTTTCGCAAAATTTCCGGAACAGAAGTATACCGGGCTCCTGCTTCTCCCGGAGAAGATTGGGATCGGGTATGGAGGAATAAAAATAAGCTGCTCACTAGTTTGTATGAGTATTGCACCGGAGGAAAAACCGGCTATACAAAACGGGCAAAGCGAACACTTGTGACTACCGCTTCCAAAGGCGGAATGGATTTAATTGCGGTAACATTGGATGCACCGGATGATTGGAATGACCATATTGCCATGTATGAATATGGCTTTGGCCATTATATGATTGCAAAAGTAAACCGAAAACGAATGGTGAAAAAAATTCGTGATTCCTTTTACAGAAAAAACATACAAGCAAGCCGTGATTTGCGATATCCTGTGACGGAAGAAGAAATCAAAGAACTGCACGTAAAAATTTATCTTCTTCGTCCGAAAAAAGATTGGAAGAAAGACGAAAGGGGCATTCCGACCGTCGTTGGGAAAGCGGTGCTGTATTTAGGGGATCAAGCGGTGGATGAAGTTCCGCTTTTGTATAAAAAGGGCGTAAGCAAGGAAACGAACCATTCCATTTGGAACGCATTTCATTTTTTAGGTGTGGGAAGCGATGGTTAA
- a CDS encoding nucleoside recognition domain-containing protein yields the protein MVNLIWVAMAIIGIVFAMINGTMNEVNEAIFKSAKEAVTISIGMISILVFWLGLMKIAEEAGLLERLATFFKPLVRRLFPEVPANHPALGYIVSNMIANMFGLGNAATPMGIKAMEELKKLNGHKDEASRSMVTFLAINTSSITLIPATVISIRMTYDSASPGEIIGTTLVASTISTVGAIFIDRYYYWKRMRKGGKR from the coding sequence ATGGTTAATCTTATTTGGGTAGCGATGGCCATTATTGGAATTGTTTTTGCGATGATAAACGGTACGATGAATGAAGTGAATGAAGCGATTTTTAAAAGCGCGAAAGAAGCGGTCACAATCAGCATCGGCATGATCAGCATATTAGTGTTTTGGCTTGGATTAATGAAAATTGCCGAGGAAGCCGGCCTTCTTGAGAGGCTTGCTACTTTTTTCAAACCGCTTGTCCGCCGTTTGTTTCCGGAAGTGCCAGCAAACCATCCAGCGCTTGGCTATATCGTCTCCAACATGATTGCCAATATGTTCGGGCTTGGCAACGCCGCCACTCCAATGGGGATTAAGGCGATGGAAGAATTGAAAAAGCTCAATGGCCATAAAGACGAAGCAAGTCGTTCCATGGTAACGTTTTTAGCAATTAACACATCAAGCATCACCCTTATTCCAGCGACGGTCATTTCGATTCGCATGACATATGATTCGGCATCGCCTGGAGAAATTATTGGGACTACACTCGTCGCTTCAACCATTTCGACGGTTGGCGCGATTTTCATCGACCGTTATTATTATTGGAAACGCATGCGGAAAGGCGGGAAGCGGTAA
- a CDS encoding YpuI family protein yields the protein MGNSMVLNQTKQVEAFLQKTVQTISNYLNEITLTKLLAEQEGDDKAYYELLLSNLRRLVVYCEEGLEACRIILNDEPFRKAAAEKTLYRVYHLCIAEYFTPKSDAWYEDSRSAYTGRNSIKFRQTPPPSLKALLLSLESEFQTIREELEFYETDYRTKMIQSN from the coding sequence ATGGGGAACTCAATGGTTTTGAATCAAACGAAACAAGTAGAAGCCTTTTTGCAAAAAACCGTTCAGACGATTTCCAATTATTTAAATGAAATAACATTGACCAAACTATTGGCGGAACAAGAAGGAGACGACAAAGCCTATTATGAATTATTGCTTTCGAATTTACGCCGCCTCGTTGTATATTGCGAGGAGGGGCTTGAGGCGTGCCGTATCATATTAAATGATGAACCATTTCGTAAAGCGGCGGCGGAAAAGACATTGTATCGTGTCTATCATCTATGTATTGCCGAATATTTTACGCCAAAAAGCGATGCGTGGTATGAAGATAGCCGTTCCGCTTATACGGGACGCAACTCGATTAAGTTTCGTCAAACCCCTCCGCCTTCGTTGAAAGCTTTGTTGTTATCGCTTGAAAGCGAGTTTCAGACAATTCGTGAAGAGCTGGAATTTTATGAAACGGATTATCGGACGAAAATGATACAATCCAATTGA
- a CDS encoding segregation/condensation protein A, with protein MNVQYNVKIDAFEGPLDLLLHLINRYEIDIYDIPVAQITEQYMAYIHAMQELQLDIASEYLVMAATLLAIKSKMLLPKHEEEILDEGVELPESDPREELMQRLLEYKKFKEAAQALKKKEEERALLFTKPPSDLSMYADEKEMMKRPLDVNVYDMLGALSKLLRRKKLQKPLHTKVTRQDISIEKRMEEILEELRRTKTRKNFYDLFPYYDRGHIVVTFLAILELMKKNAIIIEQERNFADIFISSNERMEQHGDE; from the coding sequence ATGAACGTGCAATATAATGTGAAAATTGATGCGTTTGAAGGTCCGCTCGACCTTTTGTTGCATTTAATTAATCGTTACGAAATCGATATTTATGATATTCCTGTTGCGCAAATTACCGAGCAATATATGGCATATATTCATGCGATGCAAGAATTGCAGCTGGATATCGCAAGTGAATATTTGGTGATGGCGGCAACGCTTTTGGCGATCAAAAGCAAAATGTTGCTGCCAAAACATGAAGAAGAAATATTGGATGAAGGTGTGGAGCTGCCTGAAAGCGATCCGCGTGAAGAATTAATGCAGCGGTTGTTAGAATACAAAAAATTTAAAGAAGCGGCGCAAGCATTGAAAAAGAAGGAAGAAGAGCGAGCGCTTTTATTTACAAAGCCGCCGAGCGATTTAAGTATGTATGCAGACGAAAAAGAAATGATGAAGCGGCCGCTCGATGTAAATGTTTACGATATGCTTGGCGCGCTGTCAAAACTATTGCGCCGCAAAAAATTGCAAAAACCGCTTCACACGAAAGTTACCCGTCAAGACATTTCGATCGAAAAGAGGATGGAGGAAATTTTGGAGGAGCTGAGACGTACAAAAACGAGAAAAAATTTTTATGATTTATTTCCATATTATGACCGTGGACACATTGTGGTGACATTTTTAGCGATTTTAGAATTAATGAAAAAAAATGCGATTATTATTGAGCAAGAGCGAAATTTTGCCGATATTTTCATCTCTAGCAACGAAAGGATGGAACAACATGGAGATGAATGA
- the resA gene encoding thiol-disulfide oxidoreductase ResA produces MKKQQRLIMRTIVLLLLLAAVGYTIYSNFFTEKERVKVGSTAPDFVLTDLSGKEHRLSDYRGKGVFLNFWGTWCKPCEKEMPYINSQYGVYKKQGVEVLAVNVGEPKLSVQKFADRFGLTFPIMIDREDQVMNAYDVDRLPATFLIDKNGKVKKIITGTMTEEMVKQYMESIKP; encoded by the coding sequence ATGAAAAAACAACAACGCCTTATCATGCGAACAATTGTTTTGTTGTTATTATTGGCGGCGGTAGGATATACGATTTATTCCAACTTTTTTACAGAAAAAGAAAGGGTAAAAGTTGGTTCGACGGCGCCGGATTTTGTCTTGACCGATTTAAGCGGAAAAGAACACCGTCTTTCTGATTATCGCGGCAAAGGGGTGTTCTTAAACTTTTGGGGAACGTGGTGTAAGCCGTGCGAAAAGGAAATGCCGTACATCAACAGCCAGTATGGCGTATATAAAAAGCAAGGGGTCGAAGTATTGGCGGTCAACGTTGGCGAGCCGAAGTTGAGCGTGCAAAAATTCGCCGATCGATTTGGTTTGACGTTTCCAATTATGATTGACCGTGAAGATCAAGTCATGAACGCATATGATGTCGATCGATTGCCAGCAACCTTTTTAATCGACAAAAACGGCAAAGTCAAAAAAATCATCACAGGAACAATGACGGAAGAAATGGTAAAGCAGTACATGGAAAGCATTAAACCGTAA
- a CDS encoding DUF309 domain-containing protein, producing the protein MYPDAYIRYLIHFHTDRDYFECHEILEEHWKKDGYKKVWVVLIQIAVALYHHRRGNSQGALRMMRKALSLLQKEQKAVRELGLDEQRLAKQLEHYIERIAQNKAYKSIELPVCDETLRKMCQAICDERGISWGKASDMSDVFLIHKHKLRDRSDVIAAREEKKKSKELPNQ; encoded by the coding sequence ATGTATCCTGACGCTTATATCCGCTATTTAATTCATTTTCATACAGACCGTGATTATTTTGAATGTCATGAAATATTAGAAGAGCATTGGAAAAAAGACGGCTACAAAAAAGTATGGGTCGTGCTTATTCAAATTGCCGTAGCGCTGTACCATCATCGCCGCGGCAACAGTCAGGGGGCGCTGCGTATGATGCGAAAAGCGCTATCACTTTTACAAAAAGAACAAAAAGCGGTTCGCGAGTTAGGGTTAGATGAACAGCGGCTTGCCAAACAGCTGGAACATTATATCGAACGTATAGCACAAAACAAGGCTTATAAAAGCATCGAGCTGCCTGTTTGCGATGAAACATTGCGGAAAATGTGTCAAGCGATATGCGATGAGCGCGGGATTTCTTGGGGAAAAGCAAGCGATATGAGTGATGTATTTTTAATTCACAAACATAAATTGCGCGATCGCTCAGATGTGATCGCGGCACGAGAGGAAAAGAAAAAGAGTAAAGAGCTGCCAAACCAATAA
- a CDS encoding cytochrome c biogenesis protein ResB gives MEHVKCECGHVNPHGTFFCESCGKPLEENTEKRLLDMRYEGSARRSQTYNKTIIDKIWAFFSSVKVGVALIVITLIASAIGTIFPQEMYIPPNVSPAEYYADQYGWAGKLYYKLGFNNLYKSWWYMLLIASIGVSLVICSLDRVIPLYRALKKQGVTRHPNFLRKQRLFSVSKVDDADDVLKRVKEKLAQRHYHIREENGNILAEKGRFSRWGPYVNHIGLIIFLIGAMLRFVPGMYVDEVLWIREGETKEIPGTQGKYFLKSEKFIYETYEKGKENEVFNAAIDRVGNGTVAKNYQTNVVLYKRVGPIVAGEEPKLQKIKEYKIRVNEPLKYDHYALYQVDFKQNEPYKMAFQLMDKTSGKSFGNVVIDLHNPKSSYDLGNGYRVELLSYFPDFYFDEEGNPATKSKIPNNPAFVFKMFTPDKPKGEVSFVAIQQTIEPFGDNKYKIKFAGLETRNVSGLTVRRDFTLWILGVGGAIFMIGLIQGMYWNHRRIWLQRVNGEVWLAAHTNKNWFGLKNEIRRILDGTGLAMPVDQADEETKAGQGGQMHGAAQ, from the coding sequence ATGGAACATGTAAAATGCGAATGCGGTCATGTTAATCCACATGGGACTTTTTTTTGTGAATCATGCGGAAAACCGCTTGAGGAAAATACAGAGAAGCGACTTTTGGACATGCGCTATGAAGGGAGCGCGCGCCGTTCCCAAACATATAATAAGACCATTATCGATAAAATTTGGGCGTTTTTCTCTTCCGTGAAGGTCGGAGTGGCGCTTATTGTTATTACACTCATCGCCTCAGCGATCGGAACGATTTTTCCACAGGAAATGTATATTCCGCCGAATGTTAGCCCTGCTGAATATTATGCCGACCAATACGGATGGGCAGGAAAATTATATTATAAGCTCGGATTTAATAACTTGTATAAGTCATGGTGGTATATGCTTTTAATTGCGTCAATCGGCGTATCGCTCGTCATTTGCAGTTTAGACCGTGTGATTCCGCTTTATCGCGCGTTGAAAAAACAAGGCGTCACAAGACATCCGAACTTTTTGCGGAAGCAGCGGTTATTTAGTGTTTCGAAAGTCGATGATGCCGATGATGTGCTAAAACGCGTGAAAGAAAAATTGGCGCAGCGCCACTACCATATCCGTGAAGAAAACGGCAATATTTTAGCAGAAAAAGGCCGTTTTTCCCGCTGGGGCCCTTATGTCAATCATATCGGATTAATTATTTTCTTAATTGGAGCGATGCTTCGCTTTGTTCCGGGAATGTATGTCGATGAGGTGCTGTGGATTCGCGAAGGAGAAACAAAAGAGATTCCCGGTACACAAGGAAAATACTTTTTAAAGAGCGAAAAGTTTATTTATGAGACATATGAAAAAGGAAAAGAAAATGAAGTGTTTAATGCGGCGATTGATCGCGTCGGCAACGGCACGGTAGCAAAAAATTACCAAACGAACGTTGTACTCTACAAACGTGTCGGTCCTATTGTCGCCGGTGAAGAACCGAAGCTGCAAAAAATAAAAGAGTATAAGATACGTGTCAACGAACCGTTGAAATATGATCATTACGCGCTATATCAAGTCGATTTTAAACAAAACGAGCCGTATAAAATGGCGTTTCAATTAATGGATAAAACGTCGGGAAAATCGTTTGGCAATGTCGTTATTGATTTGCACAATCCGAAATCTTCCTACGATCTTGGCAACGGTTATCGGGTAGAACTATTAAGCTATTTCCCTGATTTTTATTTTGATGAGGAAGGGAATCCGGCTACAAAATCAAAAATTCCAAACAATCCGGCGTTCGTGTTTAAAATGTTTACCCCTGATAAGCCGAAAGGGGAAGTAAGCTTTGTGGCCATTCAGCAAACGATTGAACCGTTCGGGGATAACAAGTATAAAATAAAGTTTGCTGGATTAGAGACGAGAAACGTATCAGGACTTACTGTACGCCGCGACTTTACGCTTTGGATTTTAGGCGTTGGCGGAGCGATCTTTATGATTGGCCTCATCCAAGGAATGTATTGGAACCATCGCCGCATCTGGCTGCAGCGCGTCAATGGCGAAGTATGGCTTGCTGCACATACGAATAAAAACTGGTTTGGTTTAAAAAATGAAATTCGCCGCATCCTTGACGG
- a CDS encoding superoxide dismutase encodes MNEQERIQQYVAEVKEWGKQVEQILLQRGEDGGDCRVDSLLSYIEHHGDAWTEDAIYELQRMVDEVYEKALVFQQNGQSAIRQEEREIEERQQTSIGQEENGIEERQQTAVRQGESGTEERQQTASEQEEESEAEERQQTYVAAGRHVLPPLPYSYDALEPHISREIMRLHHTKHHQSYVDGLNKAEKMMKKARETNDYELLKHWEREAAFHGSGHYLHTIFWNNMHPKGGGQPRGELLEQIKRDFGSFERFKRHFTEAAKSVEGVGWALLVWSPRSHRLEILQTEKHQFMTQWDTIPLLVIDVWEHAYYLQYKNDRAAYINSWWNVVHWRDVEERFEQARKLRWKPF; translated from the coding sequence GTGAATGAACAAGAACGAATTCAACAATATGTGGCGGAAGTAAAAGAATGGGGAAAACAAGTCGAGCAAATTTTGCTTCAGCGGGGGGAGGACGGCGGCGATTGCCGCGTTGATTCATTGCTTTCCTACATCGAACATCATGGCGACGCATGGACAGAGGACGCCATTTATGAACTTCAGCGCATGGTGGACGAAGTATATGAAAAAGCGCTGGTGTTTCAGCAAAATGGACAGTCGGCCATCAGACAGGAGGAAAGAGAAATAGAAGAAAGACAACAAACGTCCATCGGACAGGAGGAAAACGGGATAGAAGAAAGACAGCAAACGGCCGTCAGACAGGGGGAAAGCGGCACAGAAGAAAGACAACAAACGGCCAGCGAACAGGAAGAAGAAAGCGAGGCAGAAGAAAGACAACAAACATATGTGGCAGCAGGAAGACACGTCCTTCCGCCGCTTCCATACAGCTACGATGCGCTTGAGCCACATATTTCCAGAGAAATTATGCGGCTGCATCATACAAAGCACCATCAAAGCTATGTGGACGGCTTAAATAAAGCGGAAAAAATGATGAAAAAAGCGCGCGAAACAAATGACTATGAACTGTTGAAGCATTGGGAGCGGGAAGCGGCGTTCCACGGTTCTGGACATTATTTGCATACGATTTTTTGGAATAATATGCATCCAAAAGGCGGCGGCCAACCGCGCGGTGAGTTGCTAGAACAAATAAAACGAGATTTTGGAAGTTTTGAAAGATTTAAGCGTCATTTTACCGAGGCGGCAAAAAGCGTTGAAGGAGTCGGCTGGGCGCTGCTCGTTTGGTCGCCGCGGTCGCACCGCTTAGAAATTTTACAGACGGAAAAGCATCAATTCATGACGCAATGGGATACGATTCCGCTTCTTGTGATAGACGTTTGGGAGCATGCCTATTATTTACAATATAAAAACGACCGTGCAGCATATATTAACAGCTGGTGGAATGTTGTTCATTGGCGCGATGTGGAAGAACGGTTTGAGCAGGCAAGAAAATTGCGCTGGAAACCGTTTTAA
- the rluB gene encoding 23S rRNA pseudouridine(2605) synthase RluB, whose product MERLQKVIAHAGIASRRKAEQLILQGKVKVNGKVVTELGVKVGPQDKVEVDGIPVEREEPVYYLFYKPRGVISSVKDDKGRKVVTDFFKDVDKRIYPIGRLDYDTSGILLLTNDGDFANLLMHPRYEIEKVYIAKVKGIPTREQLKQLEKGIMLEDGMTAPAKVKLLSHNKQKQTAIIEIRIHEGRNRQVRRMFEAIGCKVMKLKRERYAFLDLKGLNPGEYRKLTPHEVKQLRALALSGGGK is encoded by the coding sequence ATGGAACGATTGCAAAAAGTTATTGCTCATGCAGGCATCGCATCAAGACGAAAAGCAGAACAACTCATATTGCAAGGAAAAGTAAAGGTAAACGGGAAAGTCGTTACCGAGCTTGGCGTGAAAGTAGGTCCTCAGGATAAAGTGGAAGTAGATGGGATACCGGTAGAAAGAGAGGAGCCAGTATATTATCTTTTTTATAAACCGCGCGGGGTCATTTCAAGCGTAAAAGACGATAAAGGTCGGAAAGTCGTAACCGATTTTTTTAAAGATGTTGATAAACGCATTTACCCGATTGGCCGTCTCGATTATGATACGTCCGGAATTCTTTTGCTTACGAACGATGGGGATTTTGCCAATTTATTAATGCATCCTCGTTACGAAATCGAGAAAGTATATATCGCAAAAGTGAAAGGGATTCCGACACGGGAGCAATTAAAACAGCTTGAAAAAGGAATTATGCTCGAAGATGGCATGACGGCGCCGGCAAAAGTAAAACTGCTTTCTCACAATAAACAAAAACAAACAGCCATTATTGAAATTCGCATCCATGAGGGACGGAATCGCCAAGTGCGCCGAATGTTTGAAGCAATTGGATGCAAAGTGATGAAACTAAAGCGAGAGCGATACGCTTTTCTCGATTTAAAAGGGTTAAACCCTGGTGAATATCGTAAACTTACACCACATGAAGTAAAGCAGCTGCGCGCGCTTGCGTTGTCAGGCGGTGGAAAATAA
- a CDS encoding spore maturation protein — MAFIQLLSTWLIPVTIAFILLYGTVKKVPTYEAFVEGGKEGIQIAFSLIPYLVGMLVSIAIFRASGALDYMMNGIKPLADAIGLPAEVVPLAMIRTISGTAALGMTTDLIATYGPDSFIGRLASTIQGSTETTLYVLTVYFGAVGIKKMGDALKVGILADILSFIVSFFIVLFVFGR, encoded by the coding sequence ATGGCGTTCATCCAACTCCTTTCTACTTGGCTTATTCCAGTAACCATTGCGTTTATTCTTTTATACGGAACCGTAAAAAAAGTACCGACTTATGAAGCGTTTGTCGAAGGCGGAAAAGAAGGGATACAGATTGCCTTTTCGCTTATTCCGTATTTAGTCGGCATGCTTGTTTCGATTGCCATTTTCCGCGCGTCTGGCGCGCTTGATTATATGATGAACGGGATTAAACCGCTTGCTGATGCGATCGGTCTTCCGGCTGAAGTGGTGCCGCTGGCGATGATTCGCACCATTTCCGGCACCGCTGCGCTTGGGATGACAACCGATTTAATTGCTACATATGGTCCCGATTCGTTTATTGGCAGGCTTGCATCCACCATACAAGGAAGCACGGAAACAACGTTGTATGTTTTAACCGTTTATTTTGGCGCCGTCGGCATTAAAAAGATGGGAGATGCGCTCAAAGTAGGGATTTTAGCAGATATTCTCAGCTTTATCGTTTCCTTTTTTATTGTGCTGTTTGTCTTTGGAAGATAG
- the scpB gene encoding SMC-Scp complex subunit ScpB → MEMNEYKAIVEGLLFAAGDEGLSLQQIAAVLEIEEEQAQAIIHMLKEEYEQQKRGIQLIELAGVFQLATKKEHAPYLKKLVESPSSTSLSQAALETLAIIAYRQPITRAEIEEIRGVKSDKPIQTLIAKALIKEVGRAEGTGRPILYGTTKEFLDYFGLKTLEELPPLPELQGDDEVEKEADLFFEKFEENFNEST, encoded by the coding sequence ATGGAGATGAATGAATATAAAGCGATTGTCGAAGGACTGCTATTTGCTGCAGGTGATGAGGGATTGTCGCTTCAGCAAATTGCCGCCGTCTTAGAAATTGAAGAAGAACAAGCACAGGCGATCATTCATATGCTGAAAGAGGAGTATGAACAGCAAAAGCGCGGCATTCAGCTTATTGAATTAGCAGGAGTATTTCAACTGGCGACAAAAAAAGAACATGCCCCATATTTAAAAAAGCTTGTTGAATCGCCAAGTTCGACTTCGTTGTCGCAAGCGGCGTTAGAAACATTGGCGATTATCGCTTACCGCCAACCGATTACAAGAGCGGAAATTGAAGAAATTCGAGGGGTGAAAAGCGATAAACCGATACAAACGCTAATTGCCAAAGCGCTTATAAAGGAAGTCGGGCGTGCGGAAGGAACGGGGCGCCCGATTTTATATGGCACGACGAAGGAGTTTCTTGACTACTTCGGTTTGAAAACGTTGGAGGAACTGCCTCCGCTTCCGGAATTACAGGGAGATGATGAGGTGGAGAAAGAAGCTGATTTGTTTTTCGAAAAATTTGAAGAAAATTTTAACGAATCAACATGA